Within the Gopherus evgoodei ecotype Sinaloan lineage chromosome 18, rGopEvg1_v1.p, whole genome shotgun sequence genome, the region ATGGTGGCCTGAACAGACTGAGCGAAGGAGCTGAGCTGAAGATAGACAGCACGCCGCCCTCTCCAGCGGGCCAGGAGAGgccaggagagagcagcaggCACTCAGCCCTGAGCCAGCTGGGCCTGCGGATCCCAGAGATGAAGGACACCTCCATGAATAGCGTGGGGCAGCCCCTGAGCAAAGTGAtcgacagactgaacgggcagcTGGACCCCAGTGGCTGGAACTGCCCTGTCGAGCCCCCTGAGCAGTCCTTTCGGACTGGCATACCAGGGGAGTCCCCGGATGGGCCGCCCTCTGGCAGCTATGGCGAGGGGATTTCGACCCCCATGGACTTCTACCGCTTTACCGTTGAGAGTCCAAACTCTCCTGCGCCAGGTGGTGGCAACCATGACTCTGCAGGGGCTGGCCAACCGCCACATGTTCCTGGTAGCCCTGAGACTGCTGGACAAGAGGaagaaggaggagagggagaaacgGCTGGGGCGGTAGAAAACGCTCAGGAGGCAGATAAAGCCCAAGCCAGCGAAACGGAGACTGGCCACACGGAGGCATTCAGCAGGCTGAAAGGAGACCAGCCCAGTCCCTCTCTGAGCAGCGCTGATGACTCGGGGGTGGAGGAGGGCCAGGGCAGCCCATCGGAAATGGCCCATCCATCGGAGTTCAGGtaaggcagaggggaagggggtatCTTTGCAGCAGCCCGGCTCCGACTCTGAGGAGCTCGGGACGGGACCTGGAAAGCAGCAATGTGGGGGAATGGCTCTCAGGATGAAGTTTTCCCTCCATGGGCGCGAAGAGAAGCTGTGGGTGACAGTTTGCTCCCCTCCTTGGTCTGAAAGAGCTGGGAGTTGGGGGTGATTTTCGGGCAGGGTGGGGTCTGCCTTTTGGAATTGGGGGTTTCTGTAAGAGTTGGCTCCTTTTAGCTGGAGTTTGCCATTGGCTTTGTCTGGGTGCTGGGATTGGGGTGTTGAAATGATTGACTAGGGTGCCCAGGACAGGGATAGAGGCCTTGATATGAACTGAACAGAGTAACCCATAAACCAGGGGAGTCCCAGGTTTTCCCTCTGGGAAGGCAGGCCCTTCTGGGGAGTGCAGGCTAGGCAGGGGCGGGGCGCAGGAGGTaggatgggggggttgggggggaataGCTGCCTTACCCTGTATAGTCATTGCTCCAGTGGGTGGCCACCTGGCCACATCCCCTGCCGGCCCTTGGCACAGTGGCCACAGAAGCAGTTCGCAGGTGAGTGGCAGGTTCGGAGCTGAGCTCACCCCAGGACTCCAGAGCGTGCAGTGCCACCTCATCATCCCACTGCAGGCTGGGACCTGGGGGCCTCCACCACTGCATCTCTGGGCTGCACTCGGGGCCCCTGAGATATGTCTCCCTACATATCAAACCCTCCTTCCCACTTCTCTCCTCACTCAGGGTGGATAACAACCATCTATTGCTGCTGATGATCCATGTCTTCCGGGAGAATGAGGAGCAGCTGTTCAGGGTAAGTCTGGCCACGTGGAGGCAAACTCTTTCCTCAGCCTCCCTGGTAGCAGCTGTGGTGCCGAATGTGGGTTATTGAAGGATGAGAAGGAGGCATTGGCATTTGGGAACTGGTGGGTTCCTCTCCATACGTATTCCTTATCTGTCCGGCAGGTCCCATCTGCACTAGGAAAGCTGCCGTGGGGCTGGGCTCAGTAATAATATCATTAGTGCATGGCCCAGTTACCCCACGTCTGCCTTCTGGAGCAGGTGAGACTGGGGCATTTCAACGGCTGTGGCGCAGTCCGGGAGCATGGTTATTTCACGGGTTGGTCTCATCTGGGCTAGAGAGCCAAAGTGCACGTTAGCCATGTTGGAGGCCACCGCGTGCTGCCCAGATCCCGAAGCTCGTAGCTGTGCACAGTGCAGGCGGAGCTGTGGCCCGGCTGCGTTGTGAGCCGCGAGCTGGGAGCTCTGTTCTTTATGAGGCgtctctctccttttctcacaGATGATCCGAATGAGCACCGGGCACATGGAGGGGAATCTTCAGCTGCTCTATGTCCTGCTGACGGACTGTTACGTTTACCTGATCCGGAAAGGTATCCCATCCCAGGGGCCTCTCTAAATTACCTTCCTGGGAGGCACTAtggaggctggcagggggctttAGGTTCAGCAGGGGGGTTACCTGTAGATGTATTGTGAGGGTGGCGTGTGGAGTACATGCCCCACAGGTCCATACACAACCAGCTGGCTCCAGGACAGTCGTAATGCTACTTCTCAGCTGTTGGGGGAACCAGAGAGGTGCAGACCTGCTTAGGTAACAGGCACTGTACCTCACCAGCTAGTCTGCCAGGGACAACCCTTCCGGCCCCTGGAAGTTCAgatcccctcctcctgctcctcagaatccctgggctgctagtTCTGCAGACTGAGCTACGGCTGCTAGGCGGTGGGCGAGATCTGGGCAAATCTCTGTACTGCGTTTTGGGAGTGTCCTCCCCACCTGCTCATACACCTGTCCTGTGCTAGGAGCAGCAGAAAAACCGTACTTGGTGGAGGAGACCGTTTCGTACAATGAGCTAGACTACATCTCGGTGAGTCCAGGCTGAACTCACAGCAGCTCATCCAGGCCTGTCGCTCGCAGGGCGTAGCAATGcgctggggaaagcagaggagaTGCGCAGGAAAATGCCTCTTGCTTTGCTTGGCTTTTCCAGTCCCGGGGTCTGTCCCTCCTTCTCTCGCTGTTGGGACGTGAGAGCATCACAGAGGTACCAAGAGGGGCTTTGTGCCACTCAGAAGCAGCAATTCCCAATGGAGTCAGGAGTGGTTGGAAGATGCTGAAGAGTGAATCTTCACTGGCCGGCAGATTTGCAGCCTCAATGCCAGCGACCTAACTGGAGGTGCAGAGGGCAGCACCTTTGCCTCCTTGGCCCTCTGGTGCCACCTGTACCTGCCAACGTCATCCCATCCCAGCTGTTGCTCTGTCACTTGGGCTCCGACACAGCCCCCGCTGCTGGCTCCCGCTATGGCTTTTAGCCAGTAGTACATCGGCCTTTCCAGGGCACGCTGGTGCCTTTCCAAAGCCTTGTCCCCATcctgctcctctgcctccctAATGAGCCTCCCTAATTGTGTGTTACCACGGCAGGTTGGCCTGGATCAGCAGACAGTGACGCTGGTCTGCACCAATCGTCGGAAGCAGTTCCTGCTGGACACCGCTGATGTGGCCCTTACAGAGTAAGCAAGACTGGAGTGCGCAGATGGGTTGCTCTTTCCATGTGCCTGGGGCTACTTCTCGGCCACTTCCCTTAGATCTGTGAAATGACTTGTGCAGCAAATACAAGTGATTCTAATGAAGGGCAGcgttgggggcggggctggatCTCACAACCGCTCTCTCGTTGTTGTTTAAAAGTCCCAGGGCTGTTGCTCAGATTTGAGGGTTGGTTTAACTACAACAGTTTAGCCCCACAAACGGTTTGACTTTGATTGCAttaaaagttgtgaaatgctcccaaCTGGTTGACATGGTGCTGTCTGCAGGGCCTGCTGCTTTAAATACCCCTCGAATTATCTTTGCACTGCTTGCGTGTGTTTGGTTCCCAAGACCCACTGGGGTGACTGTGTTTTGCTGTGAATGGCTTTGCCTGTTCTTACTGCAGAATGAAGGTTTGACATCAGCCTTCTCCCCCATGATCAGGGGGACTGGCCCCAAACAGAACAGGGATGAGGACAAATTGTCGGGTTTTGAGTTCCCTGGCAaatctgcagctctgctctcagtGTTGGGCCAGGGAGAAGGTGGTTTGTGCCCTCTTGGACTCTTTAGGCCCCATGTGAGCTCTTAGGCAGCACTCTGGACTGCTCTATCCTAAGCCAGCCGACATGTTCTGTTTTCCTTCCCAGTGGGTTACTTCAACAGGGCTTTGTAAGTTCAGGGCCCTGAGAGGAGCATTCTCAGGCTCCTTCCCAGGGACTAGCGGCTTCAAAGCTTCCATTTCCTTGGACTCTTACTTTATATCAAGACCCTTTAGCACCTTTGGGCCCCCATCCTGCAGTTGGAACCATGTAGGTTGAACCTTGTGAGCCCCCCTGCGATATCGGTAGGGGGCATGGGTCTGCCCTGGCGGACCTGACTGAGTCTGCACTGTCCTTTCTGAGCTGGCATCCCAGCTGTCCTTGTGAATTGTGCTCCAGAGGGGGGCGAGTCCGAGAAGTGACCTCAGCAAAGATctctgttcccccctcccccaggttctTCCTGGTCTCCTTGAAGTCAGCCATGGTCAAAGGCTGCCGAGAGCCACCGTACCCCAGTATCCTTACCGACGCCACTATGGAGAAGCTGGCGCTGGCCAAGTTTGTGGCCCAAGAGTCAAAGTGCGAGGTGAGGTGGGAATTAGGGATATCTGGAAATATTTTCTTCACTGACGTCTCTTCTTATCCATGCACCTTCGCAGAGAGGGGCTTCTTATTGGACTCCtgtgctctgctctgcagtgCCCTCTTCCCACAGGCATTAACCGAACTGTGCAGATCAGTCCTCGCCGCCTGTCCCTGTGGTCTGTTCGCTGCTCCacaccaccccagaggtggctgcagtttCAGCAGCGGGGTCCTTCAGTGTCCCATCTATCCTGCAGAGGGCTGGTCTGAGTTCAGTTGTTTGGAACCGGTGGAAGGTGCTCTGCGCTATATTAATCCGTGTGCCATGTAGTCTCTGGCAGGAGTGACTCTCTGACTTGCTGCCCAGTCCTTTTCTGACCAGGCCCTTAAGGCTCTCAGCCAGTCCTGGAGATGTGACTCCTGCAGTACGGGCTCCCCTGCCGCTGTCCCTGGGATTAGCCCCATTGCTGTTAGGCCTGGGAGATTGGTAACACTTTGCTCGGtctgtctctcccaggcttccgaTGTGCTCGTGCGCTTCTATGGCCTCGTTCACTGGGAGGACCCCATGGATGAGGCATTGGGACCGGCCCCTTCCCTTTACGCATCTCCTGAGAACTCAGTCACTAAAGAAGGCATCCTGCATTACAAGGCTGGGACTTCGTACCTGGGGAAGGAGCACTGGAAGACCTGCTTTGTGGTGctcaggtgggggctgggactgtgTTTACAGGGGCGCGCTGACAGGCTTGGGGTGTGGAGTGCTGAGGGAAGGCAGTGCAGTGGGAAAGCCTCATTGCCTGGCACGAACGGCCTTGGCTAGTGGAGCCTGGACACCCTGGGGCAAGTTCAGGATGGAAAGACACCGACCCGTCAGCCCTTATTGACCTTAGCAGATTGGCACCATAATACAAGGCTAACTTTTATCCAGGAGCAGGAGTGGGCCTTCTCCACACCCCTCAGACCTTCAGATCTCCCCCACAGCTGCTAGATCGGGTGTTGTTTGGAGCCCACTATTGTTTCAGCTCCAATAAAGCCAAGTGACCCCTCGAGGCAGAGCCAGAGCTGGGACTTGAGTCCAGTCTTGGTCGCTTATAGCAGCAGCCCTGGGAGCTAAGCCCCCTGGGCCAACCTGCACGTGATGTAAATTATACTCTTCTTGCTGCCCTGTTAATGCTGTACCATGATAGCTAGAGATAGAGAGAACCCCACAGATCATTGATCCTGAAGCCCAGGAAAAAATCCCCTCATCGAGACTGTATCCAATATCCAGGTGCAGAGCTGACCTGTGCTTCCTTAGCTGAGGGACACGGCTACAGCTACAGCCAGCCTTTCGTAGCATCCGTGTGGCTCAGTCCCGTCACAACCTGTGCTGTGCTACCAGCAGGAATCCAGTGTCTagcagggagggaagtttttatgACAGCTGCTGGGCTAAAGTGTGGGGAGGTTTGTGGTGCTGGTCAGGCAGCACTAGCTGAGTTATCTACTTTTGTCTTGTGTTTCCAATCAGCAGCAATGGGATCTTATACCAGTATCCAGACCGCACCGACATTATCCCTCTGCTCTCCGTGAACATGGGGTAAGTGGGCATTAAGCATGTTAGCTGTGGTGCAGTACTGTAGCAGTATTCCTCTCCCTACTGAAGTTGTACCTGCCATAGGCAGCTGATTGTGTCACTTGGTCTCATTAGAACTGACCTGCGGAGTGAGCTGGGGTGTGCTTGTCTACTGGAAGGGATGTGTACGCTGAGTACATCTGTTACGTCTCTGCACCTCCCAGTCTCTCTCACCAGGAGAAGGCAGCAGGACACATTTAACCTGAAGCAGAGAGCGGTGGATGATCTTGGATGATTGGTAATGAGAGCTGGAGCCTTTCGCCTGTACTTCACCGGTTGAGATCCCCCAGCAGCAGGGATAGAAAGTCAGTGAGACCTGAGGGGCATTTGGTCCTGTGTAAAATGAGTTGGGAGGCAGATCTCAGGCCAGTCCCTAATGTGCAGGGTTCTGTGCTCAGCATCAGAGACCACCATTGCAGACAGCCTCAGGCTGAAGGTTGAATGAGCCATGGAGACTGGAGTCCCATGGAGTCCCTGCAGGTTGAGGCCGAGGTACGTAAGCTCGGCGAGATGAGGCCACTTGCACTGTGCTGGAGATAAAGGACTCCATCC harbors:
- the PLEKHM2 gene encoding pleckstrin homology domain-containing family M member 2 isoform X8; amino-acid sequence: MEPGEVKDRILENISLSVKKLQSYFAACEDETPAIRNHDKVLQRLCEHLDHALLYGLQDLSSGYWVLVVHFTRREAIKQIEVLQHVATNLGRSRAWLYLALNENSLESYLRLFQENLSLLHKYYVKNALVCSHDHLTLFLTLVSGLEFIRFDLDLDAPYLDLAPYMPDYYKPQYLLDFEDRLPSSIHGSDSLSLNSFNSVTSTNLEWDDSAIAPSSEAGFPTSTVQPACCYCQKAVRSTAESPSRTDYDFGDVFPAVPSIPSSAWEDGDLTDTLSCPHSVASDLNGSKSSMKSPTQRYNPFNEEKAEALSSAETTPAHTASLERMDTTTEGTDQLESGTELEVIRLAKKKKTGKKKKVKLEEMVNPPAPSATAAGGDGGLNRLSEGAELKIDSTPPSPAGQERPGESSRHSALSQLGLRIPEMKDTSMNSVGQPLSKVIDRLNGQLDPSGWNCPVEPPEQSFRTGIPGESPDGPPSGSYGEGISTPMDFYRFTVESPNSPAPGGGNHDSAGAGQPPHVPGSPETAGQEEEGGEGETAGAVENAQEADKAQASETETGHTEAFSRLKGDQPSPSLSSADDSGVEEGQGSPSEMAHPSEFRVDNNHLLLLMIHVFRENEEQLFRMIRMSTGHMEGNLQLLYVLLTDCYVYLIRKGAAEKPYLVEETVSYNELDYISVGLDQQTVTLVCTNRRKQFLLDTADVALTEFFLVSLKSAMVKGCREPPYPSILTDATMEKLALAKFVAQESKCEASDVLVRFYGLVHWEDPMDEALGPAPSLYASPENSVTKEGILHYKAGTSYLGKEHWKTCFVVLSNGILYQYPDRTDIIPLLSVNMGTDLRSELGCACLLEGMCTLSTSVTSLHLPVSLTRRRQQDTFNLKQRAVDDLG
- the PLEKHM2 gene encoding pleckstrin homology domain-containing family M member 2 isoform X9: MPDYYKPQYLLDFEDRLPSSIHGSDSLSLNSFNSVTSTNLEWDDSAIAPSSEAGFPTSTVQPACCYCQKAVRSTAESPSRTDYDFGDVFPAVPSIPSSAWEDGDLTDTLSCPHSVASDLNGSKSSMKSPTQRYNPFNEEKAEALSSAETTPAHTASLERMDTTTEGTDQLESGTELEVIRLAKKKKTGKKKKVKLEEMVNPPAPSATAAGGDGGLNRLSEGAELKIDSTPPSPAGQERPGESSRHSALSQLGLRIPEMKDTSMNSVGQPLSKVIDRLNGQLDPSGWNCPVEPPEQSFRTGIPGESPDGPPSGSYGEGISTPMDFYRFTVESPNSPAPGGGNHDSAGAGQPPHVPGSPETAGQEEEGGEGETAGAVENAQEADKAQASETETGHTEAFSRLKGDQPSPSLSSADDSGVEEGQGSPSEMAHPSEFRVDNNHLLLLMIHVFRENEEQLFRMIRMSTGHMEGNLQLLYVLLTDCYVYLIRKGAAEKPYLVEETVSYNELDYISVGLDQQTVTLVCTNRRKQFLLDTADVALTEFFLVSLKSAMVKGCREPPYPSILTDATMEKLALAKFVAQESKCEASDVLVRFYGLVHWEDPMDEALGPAPSLYASPENSVTKEGILHYKAGTSYLGKEHWKTCFVVLSNGILYQYPDRTDIIPLLSVNMGGEQCGGCRRSNTTDRPHSFQVILTDRPSLELSAENEEEMADWMQYLCQAVSKGVIPQGMVPTPCIPCCLVITDEKAFTCHEDCQTSFFRSLATVELPDVAAVSTEPGKEYCIIEFARDRHQFLPPWVLYFSCTTELERFLVALSTVWRNIYQVDLRHKAIQEASVKKKCEDALSLIHSAWQRSDSLCRGRASRDPWC